The Toxorhynchites rutilus septentrionalis strain SRP chromosome 3, ASM2978413v1, whole genome shotgun sequence genome includes a region encoding these proteins:
- the LOC129776538 gene encoding triokinase/FMN cyclase-like isoform X1 encodes MSLSDVTSSLKGLIRTHGGLQLLEDRNCIVRLDNNPTDQKVKLISGGGSGHEPAHAGFVGKGMLTGAICGNIFSSPSVTAILDCLKVVAHQDGSVIFIVKNYTGDRLNFGIALERAQSSLGFNKVRMLLVGEDCSIDDRNVKKSVGKRGLAGVVMVHKILGAMAEMGCSINDVYSFGEGLLKNNIATIGFTFHQNDDMLENIEIGKGIHGEPGVYTMDATRGFEDVIDILINKLISNIPKAAEVALLVNNLGGTSEFLMGVFIKAFSCKIEQHFNVTRIYCGTYLSSLGQQGISVTLLNLGYSTKLIEYLDFDVTVPCTLFGKSLSVKLPISESIIIGPPELQNSTVSEETFVVSEKFGANLISTIITFVCEALISCKDMLNAIDKELGDGDTGTTIAKGAGSIMKQWEDGKLDLRHPRRLMQQISVILQQEMGGSSGALYSLFFQGASKAFINDEKNNQDVNIHHWNQALNYGNDTIVRYALTQLGDRTMLDALREGENRLKLSVSQEMSVLDCIENFTKGCEEAARVTQLMIPKSGRAAYSASSQTSKSYQYPDPGAHAVSIWARALFEACKQTITE; translated from the coding sequence ATGTCCCTATCGGATGTCACATCTTCATTAAAAGGATTAATCCGAACACACGGTGGACTGCAATTGCTTGAAGATCGAAATTGTATTGTTCGATTGGATAACAATCCAACCGATCAAAAAGTGAAACTAATCTCCGGAGGCGGAAGTGGCCATGAACCGGCTCATGCAGGGTTCGTCGGGAAAGGAATGTTGACGGGAGCGATTTGTGGAAACATCTTCAGCTCTCCATCTGTTACCGCTATACTGGACTGCTTGAAAGTGGTCGCTCATCAGGATGGAAGTGTTATCTTCATCGTGAAGAATTATACCGGTGATCGATTGAACTTTGGGATAGCGCTGGAGAGAGCACAATCTTCGCTAGGGTTCAACAAAGTACGAATGTTGTTGGTAGGAGAAGACTGTTCTATCGATGACCGTAATGTAAAGAAATCGGTTGGAAAACGAGGATTGGCAGGTGTTGTGATGGTACATAAAATATTAGGTGCTATGGCAGAAATGGGATGCAGCATTAACGATGTGTATAGCTTCGGCGAGGGATTGCTGAAAAACAATATTGCTACAATTGGCTTTACGTTTCACCAAAATGATGATATGTTGGAAAATATCGAAATTGGCAAAGGTATTCATGGTGAACCTGGTGTTTACACAATGGATGCGACTAGAGGATTTGAAGATGTTATTGACATTTTAATCAACAAGCTCATTAGCAACATACCGAAGGCAGCAGAAGTAGCTTTACTGGTGAACAATTTAGGTGGAACGTCCGAATTTCTGATGGGAGTTTTTATAAAGGCGTTTTCTTGCAAAATTGAACAACATTTCAATGTCACTAGAATCTACTGTGGGACATACTTGTCCTCTTTGGGCCAGCAAGGTATCTCTGTTACCCTTCTTAACCTTGGATACTCTACTAAGTTAATTGAATACTTGGACTTCGATGTGACAGTTCCGTGCACACTTTTTGGGAAGTCTTTGAGCGTTAAATTGCCTATATCCGAATCAATCATCATTGGCCCACCTGAATTGCAGAATTCAACAGTATCGGAAGAAACATTTGTTGTAAGTGAAAAATTTGGCGCCAATCTTATATCCACTATTATAACTTTTGTTTGTGAAGCTCTTATTTCATGCAAAGACATGTTGAATGCCATAGATAAGGAATTAGGTGATGGTGACACTGGAACTACCATAGCAAAAGGGGCAGGTTCGATTATGAAACAGTGGGAAGATGGTAAACTAGACCTGAGACATCCTCGGCGGCTGATGCAACAAATCAGTGTTATTCTGCAACAAGAAATGGGTGGTTCATCAGGCGCATTGTATAGTCTTTTCTTCCAGGGAGCTTCCAAGGCTTTCATAAACGATGAGAAGAATAATCAAGATGTGAATATTCATCACTGGAATCAGGCGTTGAATTACGGAAATGATACCATTGTCAGATATGCTCTCACTCAACTCGGAGACCGCACAATGCTTGACGCCCTGAGAGAAGGTGAAAATCGTCTTAAGCTGTCCGTCAGCCAGGAAATGTCTGTGTTGGATTGCATAGAAAATTTTACTAAGGGATGTGAGGAAGCTGCACGTGTAACTCAGCTCATGATACCTAAATCAGGTCGTGCAGCATACTCTGCCAGTTCACAAAcgtcaaaatcctatcaatatccTGATCCGGGAGCACATGCAGTGTCGATTTGGGCCAGGGCCTTATTCGAAGCGTGCAAACAAACAATTACAGAATAG
- the LOC129776538 gene encoding triokinase/FMN cyclase-like isoform X2 has protein sequence MSLSDVTSSLKGLIRTHGGLQLLEDRNCIVRLDNNPTDQKVKLISGGGSGHEPAHAGFVGKGMLTGAICGNIFSSPSVTAILDCLKVVAHQDGSVIFIVKNYTGDRLNFGIALERAQSSLGFNKVRMLLVGEDCSIDDRNVKKSVGKRGLAGVVMVHKILGAMAEMGCSINDVYSFGEGLLKNNIATIGFTFHQNDDMLENIEIGKGIHGEPGVYTMDATRGFEDVIDILINKLISNIPKAAEVALLVNNLGGTSEFLMGVFIKAFSCKIEQHFNVTRIYCGTYLSSLGQQGISVTLLNLGYSTKLIEYLDFDVTVPCTLFGKSLSVKLPISESIIIGPPELQNSTVSEETFVLLFHAKTC, from the exons ATGTCCCTATCGGATGTCACATCTTCATTAAAAGGATTAATCCGAACACACGGTGGACTGCAATTGCTTGAAGATCGAAATTGTATTGTTCGATTGGATAACAATCCAACCGATCAAAAAGTGAAACTAATCTCCGGAGGCGGAAGTGGCCATGAACCGGCTCATGCAGGGTTCGTCGGGAAAGGAATGTTGACGGGAGCGATTTGTGGAAACATCTTCAGCTCTCCATCTGTTACCGCTATACTGGACTGCTTGAAAGTGGTCGCTCATCAGGATGGAAGTGTTATCTTCATCGTGAAGAATTATACCGGTGATCGATTGAACTTTGGGATAGCGCTGGAGAGAGCACAATCTTCGCTAGGGTTCAACAAAGTACGAATGTTGTTGGTAGGAGAAGACTGTTCTATCGATGACCGTAATGTAAAGAAATCGGTTGGAAAACGAGGATTGGCAGGTGTTGTGATGGTACATAAAATATTAGGTGCTATGGCAGAAATGGGATGCAGCATTAACGATGTGTATAGCTTCGGCGAGGGATTGCTGAAAAACAATATTGCTACAATTGGCTTTACGTTTCACCAAAATGATGATATGTTGGAAAATATCGAAATTGGCAAAGGTATTCATGGTGAACCTGGTGTTTACACAATGGATGCGACTAGAGGATTTGAAGATGTTATTGACATTTTAATCAACAAGCTCATTAGCAACATACCGAAGGCAGCAGAAGTAGCTTTACTGGTGAACAATTTAGGTGGAACGTCCGAATTTCTGATGGGAGTTTTTATAAAGGCGTTTTCTTGCAAAATTGAACAACATTTCAATGTCACTAGAATCTACTGTGGGACATACTTGTCCTCTTTGGGCCAGCAAGGTATCTCTGTTACCCTTCTTAACCTTGGATACTCTACTAAGTTAATTGAATACTTGGACTTCGATGTGACAGTTCCGTGCACACTTTTTGGGAAGTCTTTGAGCGTTAAATTGCCTATATCCGAATCAATCATCATTGGCCCACCTGAATTGCAGAATTCAACAGTATCGGAAGAAACATTTGTT CTCTTATTTCATGCAAAGACATGTTGA